The genomic region TGGATATCATTGTGGAGAAGTTATTGtttaaatcttaatttataCAAAAGTAGTACAAAATATCAATTCCTTTTACTGATTGGAATTTTTGACGGTCTATTGGGTCATATTGTGACTCTTGTTTTGGGATTACCTGGGTTAATTTTGGGCTAACTTCTTGATGTTACGGTTATAGCTTGATGGTTTTGATCTTTTTGTTGCTATATATACACGGGCTTAGGTTTCTAGAAGTAGATACACAAGGCAGGAATATGATGCTCCCTCATTTGCAGGTTAAGGAGGGTGGCTATGATGCCAGGGTTAATGAAACGGTTGGTGTTGTCACTGCAAAGACGAGTGAAATTGGCCAGAAGACTTGGGGCATGATGAAAGGAGTCATGGCAATAGCTTCACAGAAGGTTGAGGAATACACTAAAGATGGCATGAACTGGAAAAATGATGGTAACTGGCAACGAAACGATAGCGAGAAGAATGGATATTATCAGGAGTTTAAACAGGAGAATAAGGGATGGAATTCTACTTCTGGTGGACAAACCTCCTCTGGTGTAAATTATAATTCTTATAACTCAAATTCTTGGGATGATTGGGACACAAAAGACAATAGGAAGGAACATACTACAAAAGTGACTGCTTCTCATAGCAATGATGGTTGGGCTGGTTGGGATGACCCCAAGGATGATGGATATGATAGTTTCTATAATGGTGCATCTGATAAAAATGCCGTTGGTCGCAATGGAAAATCAGATGCCGCATGGACTGGTGGAGGCTTTCTTTAAGGTTAGTTTCTTACATAATTCCCCTtcacattttattgttttattatagtGAATGTACTTGAGAGGTCTCTCTATTATTGGGGACCTGATTAAATTAGTCCCTTCACTATTgaatggatcaatttagtccctaaagaatcaaataaggtcAAATTGGAATAGGGttaacatttattgtttaaaaataccATTTActgtttttaaagtttttatgtttCTGTAAATGAGATCTTTTATTtggaattgaaaaagaaatttaaagacATTGTTTTATACAGTAAGGCCTTGTTTGATAAGTCactgaaaaattaaatcaacGAAAATTAGTATTTTCAAGGATTTAGTTTTTAAGCATGTTTGATAATCCAAACTAAAAACAACTGatagaatttttcaataaaaagagTTGAAAAGAATAAATGGATAGAGAGCTACTGTggaattttttcaattattttaacattatccTTTAAACATTTTAccgttaaattttttaaaattataatttatcaaacaatctaattacatttcgtatttaattttaagtaatataccAAATAGATTTTATAACTTAAGTTCAGTACTTAATTTTTACAGTATAGGGACTGAATTGATTCATTTGATTTAGTCTTCACAATGTGATGGTGTTTCGTTTGAGTTCCAAGGCATAAATGCGACTACTTTGATGTGTGGGCAGGTTGGTGAACTTGAACTACATTAATGAGAATCGTACCCACAAAAGGTAATTTAGAGCACAATGGATTCCTTAAGGgataatgatattaaatttcatgaagTTCGTATACCTTTTAGCAATTTACCCCTTTTTCTTATGTATCTATCTTTGAAATTTTCACAAAGTAATATCTGGAGCAACTTTCATGTTTGAGAGTAgttttatcatatttgtaaaaCTGTGGACAGAAAGGGCTAAGTGTCCAATTGGAAAGCAGTATTTGTGAGTGTGAGAAAACAGTATTTGTGACATGAAACTTAGTATCATTTGTTCTTAAtcatgattatttttttatccttttgttGTGTGATTTGTTTGATTTGGtgattgtttaaaaatttattaaatccatTTTAGTTGAATTTATGTATACAAATTCCACCCCATTAACATTTAATTGAGGTGGATTGAATTAAAACTCAGTTCTTACTTCTGACGTCAgacacaaatttatttattttggagtaCGAAAGTTTTTGTATTAAGAAGgaataaattggttttattttattaaaaattatttatttaatgtggTATGTGAtgtgcaaaaattttaaaaacaaattaacagaTTTAAGCAGGACAggtaaaatgtaataaataatattaaattttaacattgatggttttatttatcaacaagcttttaatgcattaaaaatattccTTTGCACAAACCTGGGACAGGCTCTACTTGTTCCTACCCATATCATTATACCTCTCCTAATTTAGCAACAAGGTTTTTGTTTATTCTTCTTATCAACTACTGACCTCAATTCCTATTACACAACCTTTGATATCTCCCCCATGCCTGCATCCCCATCTCCCTTAACCATATCATGTTCATTTTGTTCCACCTTTGCCACCGGCATTTCCTCCGCATGCACCGTATCGTGTTGTTGGATTACCAACACCGACGACGTAACACGGTGACTTGACGATGCCAGCAAGTCCCCTATCGGCCCTAATTCAGCATGCTCAGCTTGACGGTCGGCTAATTTCGCCACCATTCGTGATGGGAACCGCCCTTTTCCGACAACTATAAGATCATAATCCCCACTTTGTCCTAGTCCCAACACTTCCTCAACAATGTTGCTACTTGTCTTCTCTATATACTCCACCATTCCATCCCACTTGCTTCTAAATTCTACCACTACAGCATCATCTAATTCCtggttaagaaaaaaaaaggggtacgtttagtaattttaaatataaattttatgattaaattggaTCAAATCTATGATCAGGTAAAAATATCGTGAAAGTAAATTACTAGTCCTTGTAATccaataaattgttgaaaaccgttcaaaatgagtaaatttaCGGTAAAATTACCAGTTTTTTAGCTGTTAAATTAGATCAGAAGAAATGGGCACCGATTTTTAACTGTAAAATCcatctatttttactgttaaaaacattctatcaatttcttCTGATCCTACtcaaaaaaatgagaaaattagtcTTTGTACGTTAAATCAAAAGAGCAAACTGgtcctattaaaaatttcatccatttctccTATTAAAAACTAGTCCCTGTAGGTCAGTATAAGGTACACATGGCCCCTTACGTGTAACCATCCGGTTATTCCGTCAACCATGccagtttttaataatataaatggatGAAACCTTCAacagaaatgaccaatttacaggaactaatttacctttttttttttgaataaaaaaataaaatgcaattggACTCCCGAGTAGAGGGACTCTATggtaccttttctttttcagtgTTGATATGGGCAGTAGAGAAGCTATAATACTTTTCAGCACACTTGCTAGCTGAAGGCTTCAAAACAACACCATGACTTTGTAACCCATCTTTTTCAATGAATCTCACAACACTCACTTTAACAGCAGGGTGTTCAGCTATCCTACCACTTAATTCCAAAGCTTCTCTATCATCAGGCCCCCCAAAGAACAGAATACAAACCCTTTGAGCACCATTATCAAGCCCACGGTCCACTAGTATAGCCACTGAACATGGTGCATTTTTTAACACCCTTTGGTTAACCAATCTCCACCCATGTCCAACATTATCAATTACTTGCAAGTCACCTTGTCCCCTCCATTGTTtatgaaaaggtaaaattatcatTGTAACCCTTTTAGTCTCAGCTACATGGCAAATATCTTCATGGATAGTGGACAAAGCCGAGATAGCCGTACTAGGTCGAACCGAGACTCTACCTAATTGACTATAAGCTTGAAAAGCTCCGGTAACTCGGTCTTGCCAATCTCCTCTTCTAAGCCTGTTAATGAAAGGAAGCCCATTTTTTCTAGCCCGATGGACCATTATGATTGAAGATGAACGTTCAGTGAGTTCAACTAAGTGCATGATGAAAAGCTTGAGTTGGGATTTCTTTGTGCTTCTGGTTGACTCAATGAGACTTATGATTGATGGTACGTTGCTAATACCATGGAGACAAGCTAGGACTCGGAGTTGGTCTTTCGATTCGTCGGTGTTGGTTAAGTCGCGGAGTTTACGGTGAGTGAGGACGGATGAACCTCTCGCCGGTTTGTAAATGGCCATAACGGCTGGGGTTGTGATGAAGGTAGTGAAAAGTGCCATGAGAACTAATATAGCAAAGATTTCATCATTTAGTACCTGCAATTTCAATATTGAATGATCatcatttttctaaataaaaaattttatctaacatattatattaatatatacatttagatatttcttatgatttttaaaatgttgCCATTTAAGCATGAATTGAAGTATGAAAGATTAAGCTAACTATTGATAGATGCCAATACACCAACAGGTCACTAACCAGAAAGGTTGACAAATAGCTACTCTTTCATGTGAGTGAAACTACTTTTATGGATACCTACACAACACAATAGGTTAGAGACACCACTATCACCTAACTCATCCAACTTAATTTCGCGACGTCGATATGAGGTAAACACCCAAAACCCTGAATTTGTGTTTTAAGGTGATGggtatattttctatttaaagcCAGGGTAGTTTCATCTTTTCCAAATGAATTGGTATACACCAACTCAGGGCTTTATAGTATCTAAGCATAGAtgagtatatatacatataaatttttagggtaaactacactcaaggtcactaaattattagtaagtttacattctggtcattcaattttaaaaaattacaaaatggttaCAGAACTATTTAAAGGTTTTCATTTAACC from Gossypium raimondii isolate GPD5lz chromosome 1, ASM2569854v1, whole genome shotgun sequence harbors:
- the LOC105786476 gene encoding cation/H(+) antiporter 20; amino-acid sequence: MGFNITSIKTSSNGAWQGDNPLNFAFPLLIVQTTLILVLSRFLAFLLKPLRQPKVIAEIVGGILLGPSAFGRNEDYMHRIFPSWSMPVLETVASIGLLFFLFLVGLELDLTSIRRSGRKAFGIAFCGISLPFICGFGVAFILRKTVDGADKVGYGQFIVFMGVALSITAFPVLARILAELKLLTTQVGEIAMASAAFNDVAAWILLALAVAIAGNGSGQQKSPLISIWILLSGMAFVIFMMVLIRPAMKWVAHRCSPERDIIDEAYICLTLGGVMVSGFITDLIGIHAIFGAFIFGLTIPKEGDFAEKLIQRIEDFVTGLLLPLYFASSGLKTDVAKIKGGEAWGLLALVVTTACAGKIIGTFAVALMFGMAIRESLALGILMNTKGLVELIVLNIGKEKKVLNDEIFAILVLMALFTTFITTPAVMAIYKPARGSSVLTHRKLRDLTNTDESKDQLRVLACLHGISNVPSIISLIESTRSTKKSQLKLFIMHLVELTERSSSIIMVHRARKNGLPFINRLRRGDWQDRVTGAFQAYSQLGRVSVRPSTAISALSTIHEDICHVAETKRVTMIILPFHKQWRGQGDLQVIDNVGHGWRLVNQRVLKNAPCSVAILVDRGLDNGAQRVCILFFGGPDDREALELSGRIAEHPAVKVSVVRFIEKDGLQSHGVVLKPSASKCAEKYYSFSTAHINTEKEKELDDAVVVEFRSKWDGMVEYIEKTSSNIVEEVLGLGQSGDYDLIVVGKGRFPSRMVAKLADRQAEHAELGPIGDLLASSSHRVTSSVLVIQQHDTVHAEEMPVAKVEQNEHDMVKGDGDAGMGEISKVV